A genome region from Geodermatophilus bullaregiensis includes the following:
- a CDS encoding MBL fold metallo-hydrolase, which translates to MSYTGDVEVGGPADVRELPGLTVGKVAVSEMANNAYLLRCTATGQALLVDAAAEPETLRALVGDADLRTVVTTHGHWDHHRALPDVVSATGARTVAHAADAGDLPVPVDRTVAHGDTVAVGEQVLEVVHLRGHTPGSIALVWRGPGDAGTHVFTGDSLFPGGVGKTWSPEDFASLVEDVEQRLFAVLPDDTWVYPGHGKDTTLGTERPHLGEWRDRGW; encoded by the coding sequence ATGAGCTACACCGGCGACGTCGAGGTGGGCGGTCCGGCCGACGTCCGGGAGCTGCCCGGGCTGACCGTCGGCAAGGTCGCGGTCAGCGAGATGGCCAACAACGCCTACCTGCTGCGGTGCACCGCGACCGGGCAGGCGCTGCTGGTCGACGCCGCCGCGGAGCCGGAGACGCTGCGTGCCCTGGTCGGCGACGCCGACCTGCGCACCGTCGTCACCACGCACGGGCACTGGGACCACCACCGCGCCCTGCCCGACGTCGTCTCGGCCACCGGCGCGCGGACCGTCGCGCACGCCGCCGACGCCGGCGACCTGCCGGTGCCGGTGGACCGCACGGTGGCGCACGGCGACACGGTCGCCGTCGGCGAGCAGGTGCTCGAGGTGGTGCACCTGCGCGGGCACACCCCGGGCAGCATCGCGCTGGTCTGGCGCGGCCCGGGCGACGCCGGCACGCACGTGTTCACCGGCGACAGCCTGTTCCCCGGCGGCGTCGGGAAGACCTGGTCGCCCGAGGACTTCGCCAGCCTGGTCGAGGACGTCGAGCAGCGGCTGTTCGCCGTCCTGCCCGACGACACGTGGGTCTACCCGGGCCACGGGAAGGACACCACGCTCGGGACCGAGCGCCCGCACCTCGGGGAGTGGCGCGACCGGGGGTGGTGA
- a CDS encoding amidase, whose translation MDASGGPGGARVVGLPATEIAARVRSGELSAVAVVRAHLAHLADVEPRIGAFRVVRAEAALAEAAAVDAAPDRSSLPLAGVPVAVKDNIAVTGETPTGGSPACPAAPASEDHPVVSRVRAAGAVVLGITRMPELGLYAATDAPGAVSRNPWDTARSPAGSSGGSAAAVAAGVVPLALGNDGMGSLRLPAAACGLVTLKPGRGVVPTLPDDWSGMVENGVLATTVADLALATSLLAGERPGPPAAPAGPLRIAVATAPLVPGVPTDGPARAAVEAVAAELRSAGHTVVRRRLVVPPGAAGGTLARWLAGADSGADALGVDRAALQPRSRAHARIGRLVRRAGLVRPRTAERFRRRMTAFFSDVDLLLTPVTTGPPLPARPWHERSFTSNVWANARWAPWTPPWNLAGLPALVLPAGTRAEGHPLAVHIAGPPGSETRLLWLAGELERRQPWRRHAPVFDPAGAPSPASV comes from the coding sequence ATGGACGCTAGCGGAGGTCCCGGCGGCGCCCGGGTCGTCGGTCTGCCGGCCACCGAGATCGCCGCGCGGGTGCGGTCCGGCGAGCTCTCCGCCGTCGCGGTGGTGCGCGCCCACCTGGCCCACCTCGCCGACGTCGAGCCGCGGATCGGGGCGTTCCGGGTGGTCCGCGCCGAGGCGGCCCTGGCCGAGGCGGCGGCGGTGGACGCCGCGCCCGACCGGTCGTCGCTGCCGCTGGCCGGCGTCCCGGTCGCGGTCAAGGACAACATCGCCGTGACGGGGGAGACGCCCACCGGGGGCTCCCCGGCCTGCCCGGCGGCGCCCGCGTCCGAGGACCACCCCGTCGTATCCCGCGTGCGCGCGGCCGGCGCCGTCGTCCTCGGGATCACGCGCATGCCGGAGCTCGGCCTCTACGCCGCCACCGACGCCCCCGGCGCCGTCAGCCGCAACCCGTGGGACACCGCGCGGTCCCCGGCGGGCAGCTCCGGGGGCAGCGCCGCCGCGGTCGCCGCCGGCGTCGTCCCCCTCGCGCTCGGCAACGACGGCATGGGGTCGCTGCGGCTGCCCGCCGCGGCGTGCGGGCTGGTGACGCTCAAGCCGGGCCGCGGCGTGGTCCCCACCCTCCCCGACGACTGGTCCGGCATGGTCGAGAACGGGGTCCTGGCCACGACCGTGGCCGATCTCGCGCTGGCCACCTCGCTGCTCGCGGGGGAGCGGCCCGGCCCTCCCGCCGCGCCCGCCGGCCCGCTGCGGATCGCCGTGGCCACCGCCCCGCTGGTGCCCGGCGTCCCCACCGACGGCCCGGCACGGGCGGCGGTCGAGGCGGTCGCCGCCGAACTGCGGTCGGCCGGGCACACCGTCGTCCGACGGCGGCTGGTCGTGCCGCCGGGAGCGGCCGGCGGCACGCTCGCCCGGTGGCTGGCCGGCGCCGACTCCGGCGCCGACGCCCTGGGGGTCGACCGGGCGGCACTGCAGCCGCGCAGCCGGGCGCACGCACGGATCGGCCGGCTGGTCCGCCGGGCCGGCCTGGTGCGGCCGCGGACGGCGGAGCGGTTCCGTCGGCGGATGACCGCGTTCTTCTCCGACGTCGACCTGCTGCTCACGCCGGTGACCACCGGGCCGCCCCTGCCGGCCCGGCCCTGGCACGAGCGGTCGTTCACCTCCAACGTCTGGGCCAACGCGCGGTGGGCGCCGTGGACGCCGCCGTGGAACCTGGCCGGCCTGCCCGCGCTGGTCCTGCCCGCCGGGACGCGCGCCGAGGGGCACCCCCTGGCGGTCCACATCGCCGGCCCCCCGGGCAGCGAGACGCGACTACTCTGGCTGGCCGGGGAGCTGGAGCGCCGGCAGCCCTGGCGTCGTCACGCGCCGGTCTTCGACCCCGCCGGGGCGCCGTCCCCGGCTTCCGTCTGA
- the uvrA gene encoding excinuclease ABC subunit UvrA — protein sequence MDRLVVRGAREHNLKDVHLDLPRDALIVFTGLSGSGKSSLAFDTIFAEGQRRYVESLSAYARQFLGQMDKPDVDFIEGLSPAVSIDQKSTNRNPRSTVGTITEVYDYLRLLYARAGQPHCPNCGKPISRQTPQQIVDQVLAMEEGTRFQVLAPVVRARKGEYVDLFSSLQTQGFSRVRVDGTVHPLTEPPKLKKQEKHTIEVIVDRLTVKESAKRRLTDSVETALGLAGGLVVLDFVDLPDGDPQRERTFSEHLACVDDGLSFEALEPRSFSFNSPFGACPECTGIGTRKEVDPDLVIPDPEKSLAQGAVAPWAGSMSNEYFQRLLSGLSDMLGFSMDTPWQDLPAKVQKAVLHGSPDQVHVRYKNRYGRERSYYAAFEGVLPFLERRHEDTDSEYMRDKYEGYMRDVPCPVCHGTRLKPEILAVKLNNRSIAEVTGLSIGEASEWLGALELGERERAIADRVLKEIQARLSFLVDVGLDYLSLDRPAATLAGGEAQRIRLATQIGSGLVGVLYVLDEPSIGLHQRDNTRLIETLVRLRDMGNTLIVVEHDEDTIKTADWVVDIGPGAGEHGGEVIVSGTVEDLLASERSLTGQYLSGRREITVPKVRRQPQPGRELVVKGAREHNLKGVDVTFPLGCLVGVTGVSGSGKSSLVNDILYTVLANQLNRARMVPGRHRTVTGLEHLDKVVHVDQSPIGRTPRSNPATYTGVWDQIRKLFAQTSEAKIRGYQPGRFSFNVKGGRCEACSGDGTIKIEMNFLPDVYVPCEVCKGNRFNRETLEVHYKGKTVAEVLDMPIEEAADFFAAIPSIARYLRTLTDVGLGYVRLGQPATTLSGGEAQRVKLASELQKRSNGRSVYVLDEPTTGLHFEDIRKLLLVLQGLVDKGNSVIVIEHNLDVIKSADWLIDMGPEGGFRGGTVVAEGPPEFVASVPESHTGRYLVPLLDPAAVESAAAGPRKRATRKRAS from the coding sequence TTGGACCGTCTCGTCGTCCGCGGCGCCCGTGAGCACAACCTCAAGGACGTCCACCTCGACCTGCCCCGCGACGCCCTGATCGTCTTCACCGGGCTGTCCGGGTCGGGGAAGTCGAGCCTGGCCTTCGACACCATCTTCGCCGAGGGCCAGCGGCGCTACGTCGAGTCGCTGTCGGCCTACGCCCGCCAGTTCCTGGGCCAGATGGACAAGCCCGACGTCGACTTCATCGAGGGGCTGTCGCCGGCCGTCTCGATCGACCAGAAGTCGACCAACCGCAACCCGCGCTCGACCGTCGGCACGATCACCGAGGTCTACGACTACCTGCGGCTGCTCTACGCGCGCGCCGGCCAGCCGCACTGCCCCAACTGCGGCAAGCCGATCTCGCGGCAGACGCCGCAGCAGATCGTCGACCAGGTGCTGGCCATGGAGGAGGGCACCCGCTTCCAGGTGCTCGCGCCGGTCGTGCGGGCCCGCAAGGGCGAGTACGTGGACCTGTTCAGCTCGCTGCAGACCCAGGGCTTCTCCCGCGTCCGGGTCGACGGCACGGTGCACCCGCTCACCGAGCCGCCGAAGCTGAAGAAGCAGGAGAAGCACACCATCGAGGTGATCGTCGACCGGCTCACGGTCAAGGAGAGCGCCAAGCGCCGCCTGACCGACTCGGTCGAGACCGCCCTCGGCCTGGCCGGCGGCCTCGTCGTCCTCGACTTCGTCGACCTGCCCGACGGCGACCCGCAGCGCGAGCGCACCTTCTCCGAGCACCTCGCCTGCGTCGACGACGGGCTGTCCTTCGAGGCCCTCGAGCCGCGCAGCTTCTCGTTCAACTCGCCGTTCGGCGCCTGCCCCGAGTGCACCGGCATCGGCACCCGCAAAGAGGTCGACCCGGACCTCGTCATCCCCGACCCGGAGAAGAGCCTCGCGCAGGGCGCGGTGGCCCCGTGGGCCGGCTCGATGAGCAACGAGTACTTCCAGCGGCTGCTGTCCGGGCTGTCGGACATGCTCGGGTTCTCCATGGACACGCCGTGGCAGGACCTGCCGGCCAAGGTGCAGAAGGCCGTCCTGCACGGCTCGCCCGACCAGGTGCACGTCCGCTACAAGAACCGCTACGGCCGCGAGCGCAGCTACTACGCCGCGTTCGAGGGCGTGCTGCCCTTCCTCGAGCGCCGGCACGAGGACACCGACAGCGAGTACATGCGGGACAAGTACGAGGGCTACATGCGCGACGTGCCCTGCCCCGTGTGCCACGGCACCCGGCTCAAGCCGGAGATCCTCGCGGTCAAGCTCAACAACCGCTCGATCGCCGAGGTCACCGGCCTGTCGATCGGCGAGGCCTCCGAGTGGCTGGGCGCGCTGGAGCTGGGGGAGCGCGAGCGGGCGATCGCCGACCGCGTGCTCAAGGAGATCCAGGCCCGGCTGTCGTTCCTCGTCGACGTCGGCCTGGACTACCTCTCGCTCGACCGGCCGGCGGCGACGCTGGCCGGCGGCGAGGCGCAGCGCATCCGGCTGGCCACGCAGATCGGGTCGGGGCTGGTCGGCGTCCTCTACGTGCTCGACGAGCCGTCGATCGGGCTGCACCAGCGGGACAACACCCGGCTGATCGAGACCCTCGTGCGGCTGCGCGACATGGGCAACACGCTGATCGTCGTCGAGCACGACGAGGACACGATCAAGACCGCCGACTGGGTGGTGGACATCGGCCCGGGTGCCGGCGAGCACGGCGGTGAGGTCATCGTCAGCGGCACCGTCGAGGATCTGCTGGCGAGCGAGCGCTCGCTGACCGGCCAGTACCTGTCCGGCCGGAGAGAGATCACCGTGCCGAAGGTGCGGCGGCAGCCGCAGCCGGGCCGGGAGCTGGTGGTCAAGGGCGCCCGCGAGCACAACCTCAAGGGCGTCGACGTGACGTTCCCGCTGGGCTGCCTGGTCGGCGTCACCGGGGTGTCGGGGTCGGGCAAGTCCAGCCTGGTCAACGACATCCTCTACACGGTGCTGGCCAACCAGCTCAACCGCGCCCGGATGGTCCCGGGCCGGCACCGCACGGTCACCGGCCTGGAGCACCTGGACAAGGTCGTGCACGTCGACCAGTCGCCGATCGGCCGCACCCCGCGGTCCAACCCGGCCACCTACACCGGGGTCTGGGACCAGATCCGCAAGCTGTTCGCCCAGACGTCGGAGGCGAAGATCCGCGGCTACCAGCCGGGGCGCTTCTCGTTCAACGTCAAGGGCGGTCGCTGCGAGGCGTGCTCCGGCGACGGCACGATCAAGATCGAGATGAACTTCCTGCCGGACGTCTACGTCCCCTGCGAGGTGTGCAAGGGCAACCGGTTCAACCGGGAGACCCTCGAGGTGCACTACAAGGGCAAGACGGTGGCCGAGGTCCTCGACATGCCGATCGAGGAGGCCGCCGACTTCTTCGCGGCGATCCCGTCGATCGCGCGGTACCTGCGCACGCTGACCGACGTCGGCCTGGGCTACGTGCGGCTCGGCCAGCCGGCCACCACCCTCTCCGGCGGCGAGGCGCAGCGGGTGAAGCTGGCCAGCGAGCTGCAGAAGCGGTCCAACGGCCGCAGCGTGTACGTCCTCGACGAGCCGACCACCGGCCTGCACTTCGAGGACATCCGCAAGCTGCTGCTGGTGCTGCAGGGCTTGGTCGACAAGGGCAACTCGGTGATCGTCATCGAGCACAACCTCGACGTGATCAAGAGCGCCGACTGGCTGATCGACATGGGGCCCGAGGGCGGGTTCCGGGGCGGCACGGTCGTGGCCGAGGGGCCGCCGGAGTTCGTGGCGTCGGTCCCGGAGTCGCACACCGGCCGCTACCTCGTGCCGCTGCTCGACCCGGCGGCCGTCGAGTCCGCCGCGGCCGGCCCGAGGAAGCGGGCCACCCGCAAGCGCGCCAGCTGA
- a CDS encoding HNH endonuclease signature motif containing protein, producing the protein MDDVLTAPVGAPPVGLASGPLGAVKTAWREVSRQTALQARAVAAFAVSRPASADRAPGEPGAMSAERWASRSEVLRAVSEWAAQELTVALSISEQAAEALLERSLTLVHRLPATLDALEAGLLHPGLLGCLLDKVAPIADDGLRAEVERVLLTWVAARGVTTPAQLSDEARREVLRRNARNAADELARAVRRRGIEVRPDRVDGMSVLTALLTTPEARALIQALGAYADALPRDGRTRGQRMADCLLDLVLRPGESALPPVQVTLTVLAPAGALLGGDAPCEIDGQLVPAEMVRALLAALSGGQVTLTDRAAGAPCADGTATNASSANDPAVDETAADPIVADEAAADEAASAELRALLAEQEDLARWSAQFEDRILAGEFDDEPCDDRPPEGCCGPPTDDRDDGDQPASDSSEPALTPAAPAGDVSEGWWVRADRAVDDAGTAVLAAQQALGRARRVVRTAEAAAAADEAAFQASAGGRVSTAPDALSALRAATDEARDTLAALLGATGGGGLTDRPRIALTSAVSGALLCLTDLPAMRRTGTCGAPACRRRPETCDHDLTGRPGLGTPGPTDGYRPAAALDRHVRARDRRCRFPGCRRPVPHGGELDHLIAWPHGDTCAANLVGFCTRHHRGKHQAPGWTHELAPDGTLTVTTPTGLTAGTSPPPC; encoded by the coding sequence GTGGACGACGTGCTGACCGCTCCGGTGGGCGCACCGCCGGTCGGGCTGGCGTCCGGTCCGCTGGGGGCGGTAAAGACCGCCTGGCGGGAGGTGTCCCGGCAGACCGCGCTCCAGGCGCGGGCGGTGGCGGCGTTCGCGGTGTCCCGGCCGGCGTCGGCCGACCGGGCTCCGGGTGAGCCGGGGGCGATGTCGGCCGAGCGGTGGGCCTCGAGGTCGGAGGTGCTGCGGGCGGTGAGCGAGTGGGCGGCTCAGGAGCTGACGGTGGCGCTGTCGATCAGCGAGCAGGCCGCCGAGGCGCTGCTGGAGCGGTCCCTGACGCTGGTGCACCGGCTGCCGGCCACCCTCGATGCACTGGAGGCCGGGTTGCTGCACCCCGGGCTCCTGGGGTGCCTGCTGGACAAGGTCGCCCCCATCGCCGATGACGGCCTGCGGGCGGAGGTGGAGCGGGTGCTGCTGACCTGGGTGGCCGCACGCGGGGTGACCACCCCGGCGCAGCTGAGCGACGAGGCGCGGCGGGAGGTGCTGCGCCGCAACGCCCGGAACGCGGCCGACGAGCTGGCCCGGGCGGTGCGCCGGCGCGGCATCGAGGTGCGCCCGGACCGGGTGGACGGCATGAGCGTGCTGACGGCGCTGCTGACCACGCCGGAGGCGCGGGCGCTGATCCAGGCGTTGGGTGCCTACGCCGACGCGCTGCCCCGCGATGGGCGCACCCGGGGGCAGAGGATGGCCGACTGCCTGCTGGACCTGGTGCTGCGCCCCGGTGAGTCCGCCCTGCCGCCGGTGCAGGTGACGCTGACCGTGCTGGCGCCGGCCGGGGCGCTGCTGGGCGGGGACGCACCGTGCGAGATCGACGGGCAGCTCGTGCCCGCGGAGATGGTGCGGGCGCTGCTCGCCGCGCTGTCCGGTGGCCAGGTCACTCTCACCGACCGGGCCGCCGGCGCGCCTTGCGCCGATGGGACCGCCACCAACGCGTCTTCCGCCAACGACCCCGCCGTCGACGAGACCGCCGCCGACCCGATCGTCGCCGACGAGGCAGCCGCCGATGAGGCGGCCTCGGCGGAGCTGCGCGCTCTCCTGGCCGAGCAGGAGGACCTCGCCCGCTGGTCGGCGCAGTTCGAGGACCGCATCCTGGCCGGCGAGTTCGACGACGAGCCGTGCGACGACCGGCCGCCGGAGGGCTGCTGTGGCCCACCGACCGACGACCGCGATGACGGCGACCAACCAGCATCCGACTCCTCCGAGCCCGCTTTGACACCGGCGGCACCGGCCGGTGACGTGTCCGAGGGCTGGTGGGTGCGCGCTGACCGGGCCGTCGACGACGCCGGCACCGCCGTGCTCGCCGCCCAGCAGGCACTCGGCCGCGCCCGTCGGGTGGTGCGCACCGCCGAGGCTGCCGCAGCCGCCGACGAAGCGGCGTTCCAGGCGAGTGCCGGCGGGCGGGTCAGCACCGCACCCGACGCCCTGAGCGCCCTGCGCGCGGCCACCGACGAGGCGCGGGACACCCTGGCCGCCCTGCTGGGCGCCACGGGCGGAGGCGGGCTGACCGACCGGCCCCGCATCGCCCTCACCTCCGCGGTCAGCGGCGCGCTGCTCTGCCTCACCGACCTGCCCGCGATGCGCCGCACCGGCACCTGCGGCGCACCTGCCTGCCGACGCCGGCCGGAGACCTGCGACCACGACCTCACCGGCCGCCCCGGCCTGGGCACCCCCGGACCGACCGACGGCTACCGGCCCGCGGCAGCGCTGGACCGGCACGTCCGCGCCCGCGACCGCCGCTGCCGCTTCCCCGGCTGCCGCCGCCCCGTGCCCCACGGCGGCGAGCTCGACCACCTGATCGCCTGGCCGCACGGCGACACCTGCGCCGCCAACCTCGTCGGCTTCTGCACCCGCCACCACCGCGGCAAGCACCAGGCACCCGGCTGGACCCACGAACTCGCCCCCGACGGCACCCTGACCGTCACCACCCCCACGGGCCTCACCGCCGGGACCAGCCCACCGCCTTGCTGA
- a CDS encoding DUF6191 domain-containing protein encodes MPAVDERVASGLHRTDPLRGRRRCVVSAVGADVSSAALGPGRAVDSDQRRVSELLREGETDGAPPHTRFAAMLPR; translated from the coding sequence GTGCCGGCGGTGGACGAGCGGGTGGCGTCCGGCCTGCACCGCACCGACCCGCTGCGCGGCCGCAGGCGGTGCGTGGTCTCGGCCGTCGGCGCGGACGTGTCGTCCGCGGCGCTGGGACCCGGCCGTGCGGTCGACAGCGACCAGCGCCGGGTGAGCGAGCTGCTCCGGGAGGGCGAGACCGACGGCGCCCCGCCGCACACCCGGTTCGCTGCGATGCTGCCCCGGTGA
- a CDS encoding AraC family transcriptional regulator encodes MSRASEDSNRRMLRARDEMDRSYAEPLDVPTLARIAHVSEAHFIRTFRATFGETPHRYLQRRRVERAMWLLRSTDRSVTDVCMSVGFSSLGTFSRVFAEVVGEPPSAYRRRGPLAAVPSCFGMRWLRPSEHSAGTEKPGEVPAP; translated from the coding sequence GTGAGCCGGGCGAGCGAGGACTCCAACCGTCGCATGCTGCGGGCACGGGACGAGATGGACCGCTCCTACGCCGAACCGCTCGACGTCCCCACGCTGGCCCGGATCGCGCACGTGTCCGAGGCGCACTTCATCCGCACCTTCCGGGCGACCTTCGGCGAGACGCCGCACCGGTACCTGCAGCGCCGCCGGGTGGAGCGGGCGATGTGGCTGCTCCGCAGCACCGACCGGTCGGTGACCGACGTCTGCATGTCGGTCGGCTTCTCCAGTCTCGGCACCTTCAGCCGGGTGTTCGCCGAGGTCGTGGGGGAGCCGCCGAGCGCGTACCGCCGCCGCGGGCCGCTGGCGGCCGTGCCCAGCTGCTTCGGGATGCGGTGGCTGAGACCGAGCGAGCACAGCGCAGGAACGGAGAAGCCCGGCGAGGTCCCGGCGCCCTAG
- a CDS encoding VOC family protein — protein MLNTISITQIYVLDQDRALDFYVGKLGFEVKTDQQFGPMRFLTVALPSDPGHAVLLELPAPPSVSPELAEQVRDLVTRGAGGGHLFFTTDDAHKTHAALREKGVDVPEEPVVQPYGIDFGFRDPFGNSIRVAQMTPQPST, from the coding sequence GTGCTGAACACCATCTCGATCACGCAGATCTACGTCCTCGACCAGGACCGGGCGCTCGACTTCTACGTGGGCAAGCTCGGCTTCGAGGTCAAGACCGACCAGCAGTTCGGGCCGATGCGCTTCCTCACCGTCGCCCTGCCCTCCGACCCCGGCCACGCGGTGCTGCTGGAGCTGCCTGCCCCGCCCTCGGTCAGCCCGGAGCTGGCCGAGCAGGTGCGCGACCTGGTCACCCGGGGTGCCGGGGGCGGCCACCTGTTCTTCACCACGGACGACGCGCACAAGACCCACGCCGCGCTGCGGGAGAAGGGCGTGGACGTGCCCGAGGAACCGGTCGTGCAGCCCTACGGCATCGACTTCGGCTTCCGCGACCCGTTCGGCAACTCGATCCGCGTCGCCCAGATGACCCCGCAGCCCTCCACCTGA
- a CDS encoding alpha/beta fold hydrolase, translating into MTSPAPVTWTDAADGVRLAERRWRPDGEVRGTIQLVHGLSEHAGRYERLAAALTARGLAVAALDHRGHGRTAESTGPGGFGEGATSDAVLEDVRELGERLAAEHPGVPRFLLGHSLGSAVALASAERDGAVLAGLVLSGPIGVAPHFAEAVPQLEAAVAGGMGDQPMDALGAFNAPFEPARTPYDWLSRDEQEVDAYLADPLCGDDVPPTYGYGAGMFALVTRAASPEGVAGLPGGLPVLLLSGQRDPVGGEDAAQVTALAELLRGRGLPVEQRVYPDARHEVFNETNRDEVTADLLAWLEQRLAG; encoded by the coding sequence ATGACCAGCCCCGCACCCGTCACCTGGACCGACGCCGCCGACGGCGTCCGGCTGGCCGAGCGCCGCTGGCGTCCCGACGGTGAGGTGCGCGGGACCATCCAGCTGGTGCACGGGCTCTCCGAGCACGCCGGCCGCTACGAGCGGCTGGCCGCGGCGCTCACCGCCCGCGGCCTCGCCGTCGCCGCGCTCGACCACCGCGGGCACGGGCGCACCGCGGAGTCGACCGGACCCGGGGGCTTCGGGGAGGGCGCGACCAGCGACGCCGTCCTCGAGGACGTCCGCGAGCTGGGGGAGCGGCTGGCCGCCGAGCACCCCGGCGTGCCGCGGTTCCTGCTCGGCCACTCGCTCGGCTCCGCCGTGGCACTGGCCTCCGCCGAGCGCGACGGCGCGGTCCTGGCCGGCCTCGTGCTGTCCGGGCCGATCGGCGTCGCGCCGCACTTCGCCGAGGCCGTGCCGCAGCTGGAGGCCGCCGTCGCCGGCGGGATGGGGGACCAGCCGATGGACGCCCTCGGTGCCTTCAACGCGCCCTTCGAGCCGGCCCGCACCCCCTACGACTGGTTGAGCCGCGACGAGCAGGAGGTCGACGCCTACCTGGCCGACCCGCTGTGCGGCGACGACGTCCCGCCGACGTACGGCTACGGCGCCGGGATGTTCGCCCTGGTGACGCGGGCCGCGAGCCCCGAGGGCGTCGCCGGGCTGCCCGGCGGTCTGCCGGTCCTGCTGCTGTCCGGGCAGCGCGACCCGGTCGGCGGCGAGGACGCCGCCCAGGTGACCGCGCTGGCCGAGCTGCTGCGCGGGCGGGGGCTGCCGGTCGAGCAGCGGGTCTACCCCGACGCCCGCCACGAGGTGTTCAACGAGACCAACCGCGACGAGGTGACCGCCGACCTGCTGGCCTGGCTGGAGCAGCGGCTGGCCGGATGA